A window from Prochlorococcus marinus CUG1435 encodes these proteins:
- a CDS encoding sulfotransferase — protein sequence MITGLFIIGSQKCGTTSLAQWLNQHPDLSLCSNKEPSYFSIKFNDTKEIDYHNLFHQKEEENKLFFEASTSYTQYPFFPEVAKRIFEYNKNAKFIYIIRDPIERIKSHYRHNWIKGYTRKSFVEEVLNNPEYIYFSSYGLQLRQYLNYFPMERIYITSLEKLVSNNIEELNNIFNFLGVKKLKNKDIVFKPKNVSSEVPQVPYIYLYFSFIYKYFNPNIKRFFKKILSVKANCKLNSTKDFDAILKDLLAQDKKEFKKILKKSI from the coding sequence TTGATTACGGGTTTATTTATAATAGGTAGTCAAAAGTGTGGTACAACTTCTCTAGCACAATGGCTTAATCAACATCCAGATTTATCGTTATGTTCAAATAAAGAACCTAGTTATTTTAGTATAAAATTTAATGATACCAAGGAAATTGATTATCATAATTTATTTCATCAAAAAGAGGAGGAAAATAAGTTATTTTTTGAGGCCAGCACAAGTTATACACAATATCCTTTCTTTCCAGAAGTTGCAAAAAGAATATTTGAGTATAATAAAAACGCAAAATTTATTTATATTATTAGAGATCCCATAGAAAGAATTAAATCGCACTACAGACACAACTGGATTAAAGGATATACAAGAAAAAGTTTTGTAGAAGAAGTTTTAAATAATCCCGAATATATTTACTTTTCATCTTATGGATTACAGTTAAGACAGTATTTAAATTATTTTCCTATGGAAAGAATTTACATTACATCACTTGAAAAATTAGTTAGTAATAACATAGAAGAATTAAACAATATTTTTAATTTTCTTGGAGTTAAAAAATTAAAAAATAAAGATATTGTCTTTAAACCAAAAAATGTATCTAGTGAAGTTCCTCAAGTTCCATATATCTATTTATATTTTTCCTTTATATATAAATACTTTAATCCAAATATAAAAAGATTTTTTAAAAAAATACTTTCAGTTAAAGCAAATTGCAAATTAAATAGTACCAAAGATTTTGACGCAATTCTCAAAGATCTCCTAGCCCAAGATAAAAAGGAATTTAAAAAAATCCTAAAAAAAAGTATATAA